DNA from Arthrobacter sp. SLBN-112:
CCTGGTGGCGCAGGCGTCGCAGCTCCTGCGGGAGGTTGGGGTGGAGGCGCCCGAGCGAATGCTTGGTCCGCTGCTGAGGGCCACGCTGGAAAACGCACTGGCTTCGGGGGAATCGGCGCTGACCGGCCCGGTGGCCCGCGGGGACGTGGGGACGGTCCGTGCCCATGCCGAGGCTTTGCGGGAGTTCGACGGCGGCGGGCATGGCGATGTGCTCGAGGCCTACCTTGCGATGGCCAGGGCCACAGCCCTTAGGGCAGAAGGCCGGGGGCTGCTGAAACCTGACCAGCTGAAGGGGCTGCACGAGGCCCTCGATCCGAAGGAGGACTGAATGTCCATTCAACTCGTCAAAACCGTTCACGAACTGCACACGGAAAGCGCCAGGCTCCTTGGCGCCAGGCGCGGTACATCGCAGGGCCTGGTGCCTACTATGGGCGCACTGCACGAAGGCCATGCCGCTCTGGCGCGCACCGCCGTCGAGCACAACGACGTTGTAGTGGCCAGCATCTTCGTCAACCCCCTGCAGTTCGGCGATGCTGTGGACCTGGACCGCTATCCCAGGACGCTGGACGCCGACCTTGCGCTGCTGGAGGAGCAGGGTGTTGATCTGGTGTTTGCGCCGTCCGTGGAGGAGGTGTACCCCGGCGGGGAGCCCCTGGTGCGGGTTACCTCCGGCCGCCTCGGCGAAAAGTGGGAGGGTGCTTCCCGGCCCGGGCACTTCGACGGCGCCCTGACCGTTGTTGCGAAACTGCTGCATTACGGCATGCCGGCCGCTGGTCTTCCTGCCGGTTCCGCCGATGACGCTTCCCAGGCCGGCGGCTTGCCCGCGTACCGGGCCTACTTTGGGCAGAAGGACGCGCAGCAGTTGGCCCTGGTCCGGCGGATGGTTGCCGATCTGAACTTTCCGGTCGAGATCGTCGGCGTGCCCACGGTCAGGGCAGAGGACGGGCTGGCGTTGTCCAGCCGGAACCGTTTCCTGTCCGACACCGAGCGGGACGCCGCGCTGGTCCTCTCCCGGGCGCTGCGGGTGCTGGAGGAGCGGGCAAATGCCCACGAGCCGCTGGACCTGGATTCCGCGCTGGCACTGGTTGAGTCCCAACCCCTGGTTGAACTGGACTACTTCGAAGTGGTGGACCCGCTAACCCTGGAACCGCTGGCCGAGAACTGCCGGGAGACTCCTTTCCGCGGGGAGGCCCTGGCGCTGATCGCCGCCAAGGTTGGCCCGGTCCGGCTGATCGACAATATGCCGCTCAGTTCCTGACTTACCGTCCCGATTGCGGCCTGCCGTTCGGGGAATCATAGCGATCTCCTTGCATACATGCACAGCGGCCCTGGCCCAGTTGCTGGGAAGGCGCCCCCGCGCACTCAGCCGCGTGCCGCCGTCGTACGTATTCTCGACGTGCAGGTTCCCCGGCGCACGCCAAATGCGCGGTGCGAAAAGGAATCTGCGCCGCGCCAAAACATACCCGCCGCGAAAAGGAATCTGCGCAGCGCCGGAATTTATCCGCCACGGAAAATCCGCCAAAGCCGCCATGATTCGGTCTTGGTGACCCCCACCAGTGCGGTCCGCAAAAGCAGATAGTCAGCTTGCTTATTACTTTCAGCTTTCCTAGGCTGGAAAGCGTCAGGCAATCAACTCTCGAAGCGGGACCCCGCGCGCCAAAAACGCGCAACCGCAAGCATGAGGAGGAACAATGTCAGAGAACAGCATCGCAGGCAAAAAGGTGGCATTCCTGCTGACTGACGGAGTGGAGCAGGTGGAGCTCACCAGCCCCTGGCAGGCCGTGAAGGATGCCGGCGGCGAACCCACCCTGGTGGCACCCAAGAGCGGCAAGCTGCAGGGCTACAACGGTACGGAAAAGGGCGACACCTTCGACGTCGACCTCACAGTGGCTGAAGCGAATGCCTCGGACTTTGACGCCCTGGTGCTCCCCGGCGGCGTCGTCAACGCGGACCACCTGCGCGTGGACAAGGACGCCCAGAGCTTCACCCGCAGCTTCTTTGAACAGCACAAGCCTGTGGCGTCGATCTGCCACGGGCCCTGGCTGCTGATCGAGGCCGGAGTCATCAGGGGCCGCAACGTCACCTCCTACTTCACGTTGGAAACAGACCTGAAGAACGCCGGCGCCAACTGGACGGACCAGGAAGTGGTGGTGGACCAGGGCTTGGTCACCAGCCGCAACCCGGACGACCTCCCGGCCTTCAACAACAAGCTGGTGGAAGAGATCTCCGAAGGCCAGCACGCGGGCCAGACCGCCTGACCCCTAATGTTCCCTCAGGGTTGAAAAACCCGTATGGAGGAATTACTCCAGCGGGTAGAGTGTTTGCATCTGCAGCGGCGCCGTCCGTGCATCACTCATAAAACCCCTGAGGGAACACCCATGTCTACCGAGACCTCGTCCAACTCCAGCGGCCAGTCCGTCCAAACGCCCGGGCAGGAAGCCCAGCCCGCCGCACCGGAGAAGATGTCCCGGGAGTCCGTGACCATCATCAGCACGCTGCTGGTGGCGACGTTCGTGGTGATCCTTAACGAGACCATCATGAACGTCGCCCTGCAGCGGCTCATGGTGGACCTCCGTGTGGACGCTCCCACCGTCCAGTGGCTGTCCACCGGGTTCATGCTCACAATGGCCGTCGTCATCCCCACCACGGGGTTCATCCTGCAAAGCCTGTCCACGCGTGCCGTCTTCATGCTTGCCATGGGCCTGTTCGCCGGTGGAACAGCACTGGCTGCTGTGGCTCCAGGGTTCGAAGTCCTGCTGCTGGCACGCATTGTCCAGGCCGGCGGCACCGCCATCATGCTCCCGCTGCTGATGACCACCATCCTCACCCTGGTTCCGCTGGCCAAGCGCGGCGCCGTCATGGGCAATGTCAGCATCGCCATCTCGGTGGCGCCGGCCATGGGTCCCACGGTCTCCGGCCTGATCCTGGAACATTTCACCTGGCGCTTCATGTTCGTCTTCGTGCTGCCGGTGGCCCTCGCGGCGCTGGCCATTGGAGCGAAATACCTCACCAACGTGGGCGAGCCTGAAAAGGCCCGGCTGGATACACTGTCCGTCATCCTCACGGTCCCCGCATTTGGTGGCCTGGTCTACGGGCTCAGCCAGATTGGCGGCGGCCATGGCGGGCAGGCCGGTCCCAGTGCCGGCGCCATCGCAGCCCTGGTCATCGGCGTCGCAGCCCTGACAGTTTTCGTCCTCCGCCAGGTCCGGCTCCAGAAGGCAGCCGCGCCCTTGCTGGACCTGCGCGCCTTCAAGCTCCGGATGTTCACCGTCTCGGTCCTGCTGATGGTGGTGGCCATGATGGCCCTGTTCGGCGGCGTCATCCTGCTGCCGCTTTACCTCCAGGAAGTCCGTGGCCTGGGCTCGCTCGAAACCGGTCTTGCACTGCTTCCCGGCGGCCTGGCCATGGGCCTGCTCGGCCCGGTCATCGGCCGCGCGTTCGACAAGGTGGGTCCGTTGCCGCTCACCATCACCGGATCCGTCCTGATGGTGGTGGCCCTCTGGCAGTTTTCAATGCTCGACGCCGGCACCCCGGTGTGGTGGATCGTCACCTTGCACGTGGGGCTGAGTTTCGGCCTGGCGCTGCTGTTCACGCCCGCCTTCACCACCGGCCTGAACCCGCTGCCGCCGCACCTCTACTCGCACGGGTCCGCCATCATGAGCACCACCCAGCAGGTGGCCGGTGCCGCGGGAACGGCGCTCCTGGTGTCCATCTTCGCTGTGGTGAGCGCCGCCTCGGGACTCGTCGCCGGGATGAGCGCAGCCTTCCTGACGGCTACCGTCATAGCCCTTGCCGCCGTCGTACTTTCCGCGATGATGCGCAAGACCGAAGGTGCCGGCGCGGGCCACGGCGGGCACTGACCCAACTGGGTAGCACTAAGTGTCGTTTTGGAGCATCAAAACGACACTTAGCGCTACTTACTTGGGGGGTCAGCCGGCGAAGAACTCGCTCAGTTCCTTGATCAGCCTGTCCGGAGCCTTGATGGCGCCGTCGTGGCCGAGGCCGGGCAGGATGGTGTAGCTGGAGCCGGAAAGCACGTCGTGGATCTGGCCGCAGGCGATGCCGAAGTAGGCGGGGCTCTTTTCGCCCACCACGATCAGCGTCTCCAGGGGAAGCGCCTGGAACGGCTCGGCCGGCATGTCGGCGGCAATGATGGCTTTGATTTCGCGGACCCCGGTGCGCATGAGCTCGCGCTGCTGCTTGCCTTCGGTGGTTCCGGCGGTCAGTTTGTTGGCGAGGGTCAGCATGGACAGCGGCATGCGCGATGAGAAGGAACCGCCGGCTTCAAGGCCCCGCTGGATCACGGCGAGGGCGCGGTCATGGTCTCCAGCGGCGATGGCGCGCTCGTACTCTGCGATCCAGTCGGCCGTGACGCTGCCGTTCACGGAGACGGCGGGGTCATAGACGGCGAGCCGTTCCACCGGCAGTGTCCGGGCCGCGTGCAGGGCAACGGCGCCGCCGAAGCTGTGCCCAAACACATCGGTGCTGGAGGTGTGCTTCATGACCGTATCCAGGTCGCGGATGTCCACGTCCAGCGTGTAATCCTCGGGCTGCGGGGACGAGGATCCGCGCCCGCGCCGGTTGAAGGTGTGCACCGGGCGGCCCAGGGAAGCGCTCAGTTTCTGGGCGAACTTGGTGTAATCCGCAGCCGTCACCATGGAAGGCGGCACAACCACCACGCCCGAGCCCGCAGAAGCAAGGTCAGCGCCGGTGGAGAAGAGCTCCACAGTGCCGCCGTCGGGGGTCCTGATGTTCTCTCGCGTCATGCTCCGAGCCTAGCCGAGCAAGCCGGGTGGGGCATCCCGGCGGCCGGCGGCATGCAGGGTCAGGCCAGGCGGTTGATGAGGGCCTGGCTCGCCGCGTGGATGGCCGGCAGCCGGTCCCCGAGCCCGCACAGGATCAGCCCGGCGTCGGCGGCCTGCATGGCGGAGTCGGTACCGGCGGCGCCGTCCGCGCGGAGGTAGATCAGGGATTCCACCAGGCGGAAGGTGAAGTCGCCGCCGCCCGGTCCGCCCGGCGCGGCTGACAGCCCCGCGCCCAGTGCCCCGTACAACCGCCTGAGCTCCTGGCGGTGGTTGTGGAACCGGGCAAAGCGGTCGCTCCTGACCTCGGGCAGGTGGTACAGCACGCCAAGGTTCCACCGCGCGCTGCACAGCTGGGTGCCGTCATAAAGCGCGACGGCGTGAAGGCGGCTTCCAGCCGGACTTTCGGTTTCCGGGTCATCAGTGGGCAGCGCGGCCACGGCACGTGCGAACGTCAGCCCGCCGGACACCGTCCCCTCAAGCAGGTCCTCGAGGATATCGTCCTTGGTCTTGAAGTGGTGGTACAGGGACGACTGCCGGATGCCCACCGCGTCCGCGATGGACCGCGTGGAGGTGCTGGCGAAGCCCTGGGTGGTGAACAGCTCCGCCGCGGCGTCGAGGATTTCATCGCGGGCGGTGGCGCCCGGCCGCGAGGGCTGCTGGTGGCGGGGGCGGCCCGGTCCGGCGGAAGTCACGGCCCCATTCTTGCACTGCCGGGTGCGCCGAAAGTCACCGCCGGGCATTGTGAGGGGACGGAAATCTGCCCGAAACAAGATGTCTATCCGCCTTTTACAGAGGTGAAACTGTTTGGGGACATCCCGCTGGAAAACTATCAAGTGACCGGTAATCAGCAGCCTTCGGCCGAGCGCTGCAGTACCGGGAGGCTTCGCCCCCAAGATCCCTTTCCAGTTCCGGAGATTCCCGATGACATCCACCGTTCTCCCCACCGTCCACCAGGACGATGCAGACCTGACGTCCCTTGGCTACCAGCCCACCCTCCACCGAAAGCTCGGCCGCTACGCTTCCTTTGCTGCTGGCTTCTCGTTCGTTTCCATCCTCACCACCATCTTCCAGCTCTTCGCGTTCGGCTACTCGTTCGCCGGGCCGGCGTTCTTCTGGACCTGGCCGGTGGTCTTGGTGGGCCAGCTGCTGGTGGCCCTGAACTTCGCCGAACTCGCGGCCCGCTACCCCCTGTCCGGTGCCGTGTACCAGTGGGCGCGGCGCGTCGGCGGGGAAGGCGTGGGCTGGTTCGCCGGCTGGTTCATGGCAATCGCCCAGGTGGTCACCGCAGCTGCAGCGGCCATCGCCCTGCAGGTGGTCCTGCCCCAGCTCTGGGACGGGTTCCAGGTGGTGGGCGGCGACCCCGCTCTCAACACGGTGACCGGTGCTTCCAACGCAGTGGTCCTGGGCGCCGTCCTCCTGGTGGCCACCACCATCATCAACTCCCTGGGCGTGAAGCTGATGGCGCACGTCAACTCCGTGGGCGTCACCTGCGAGATCGTGGGTGTCGCGGCCGTGATCCTGGCGCTCATCAGCGCCGCCCAGCGCGGGCCGGACGTGGTTGCGGACACCACCGTGCTGCAGGGATCAGACCTGGGCGCCGTGGGAGCCTTCCTGGTCTCCGGGCTGATGGCCGCGTACGTCATGGTGGGCTTCAACTCCGCCGGCGAGCTGTCCGAGGAAACCAAGGACCCGCGCCGCACCGCACCCCGGACCATCCTCTCCGCCCTGCTCATCTCCGGCGTCGGCGGTGCGCTGATGATCATCACCGCCCTGATGGCGGCCCCGAGCCTCGACGACGGCCGCCTCGCCACCGAGGGCCTGCCGTACGTCCTCACCGCGGTCCTGGGCACCTTCTGGGGCAAGGTCCTGCTGGTGGACGTGGCCATCGCCATCTTCGTCTGCACCCTGGCGATCCAGACTGCCGGTTCCCGCCTGGTCTTCTCCATGGCCCGCGACGGCAAGCTCCCGGCGTCGGCCCTGCTCTCCTCCGTCCACCCCACCCGCGGCACGCCCATGTGGCCCTCCATCGTGATCGGGGCCCTTGCAGTTGGAGTGCTGGCCATCAACGTGGGCAACGCCGCCCTGTTCACCACCCTGTGCAGCGTCTGCATCGTGATGGTCTACCTTGCCTACCTCCTGGTCACCGTCCCGCAGTTGCTCAACCGCCTCCGCGGCGACTGGGACCGGGTGGGCCAGACCATGCCGGCAGGCCTCTTCTCCCTGGGCCGCTGGGGCCTTCCGGTCAACATCCTGGCCGTCCTTTACGGCGGCGTGATGGTCGTCAACCTGGCTTGGCCCCGGCCCGAGGTGTACGACCCCTCGGGCGAGAACGGCCTCCTCCTCTGGTCCGCGCCCCTGATGGTCACCGCCGTGCTGCTCCTGGGCCTCTGGGTCCGGAGCCGGAACCTGGCAGCCAAAGCCTGACACCACTGTCCTCACCTAACAGCAGACCCAACAGCTTCCAGAAGAACCCCAAAGACCTACAGGACTGACATGACACAGACCATCGAAACGCCCATCACAGGCACCGCCACCACAGCCGGTGCCCGGGCCCACGCCAGGGAACAGCACGGCAAAACCGCGGAGACCATGCGCTTCGTGCCGGCAGCTTCCGCACCGGCCCACCTTCTGGCCGGAATGCCCGACGGCGCGTCCCCCACATGGGCCGAATCCCTCGCCTTTGGCCGCTACACCACCATGTCCCTGGCCCGCGGCACCCGGGTCCGGCTCACGGACACCGCCGGTGACGCCTGCGTGCACACCCTCTTGTACCGCGCCGGCGCCCTTTACGAACGCCTGAACGTCGCGGACACCGTCAAGGTCCCGTGGCAGGCATATCCTGCTGCCGGGCACCCGCTGCTGTCCGATGCCGGGCGCCTGATGGCAACCATCGTGGCGGACACCTCCTCCCGGCACGACGCACTGGCCGGCGCCACCACCCTCGCCGGCAACACGGCGAAGTACGGCGCCGGCACCGCCCACAGCGCCTCCCCGGCGGCACGCGAACTGCTCACCCTGGGCGCCCTGAAGAACGGCCTGGGGCCGCGCGACGTCGCCCCGTCGCTGTCGTTCTTCAAAGGCATCGCCGTTGACCCTGCGGGCAGCATCACCTTCATGGGAAGCGCGGGGCCGGGTGCCGCCGTCGAACTCCTGCTCCAGATGGACGCCGTGCTGGTCTTCGCCAACACCGCCCACCCGCTGGACCCGCGGGCGGACTTCACCGGAACCGCCGTCGACATCGTTGCCTGGCACGCGCCGCAGGACCTCCCCGCACTGGAAGCCGGCAGCCTGGCCGGACCATTGGCCCCGGAACACCTGCAGGCCCTCCGCAACACCGAACACGACCTCGCCGCAAGGAACGCCCGATGAACACTGCAATCGAAACCAGGTCAACCCCTGACGCCGCCGACACCGCGCTCGCCCCAGGCGCCGTGGTCCTGGACGAGTTCGTGGAAGCCCGCGGCCCGTGGTCCGCCGTGGTGGCCGCCGGCGACGTGCTGACCATCGTGGACCTGGAAGGCAACCAGGCCGTGGACTGCCTGCTCTACGCCGCGGCCGACACCACCGTCCGCTACTCCGCCGCCGCCACTATCGCCTCCCAGCAGTCCATCGTCCTCACCAAAGGTTCAGCCCTGCGCGCAGACACCGGCGCTCCCCTGATGACCGTGGTGGCAGACGAAGTGGGCGTGCACGACACCATCGGCGGCGCCTGCTCCCAGGAGTCCAACACCCTCCGCTACGGCCAGCACACCCGCGAACAGCACGCCTGCGTGGAGAACTTCCTGATCGAAGGCTCCCGCTGGGGCCTGGGCAAGCGGGACATGGTGTCCAACATCAACTGGTTCATGAACGTCCCCGTGGACCCGGACGGCGCCCTGGGCATCGTGGACGGCCTGTCCGCCCCCGGCAAACGCGTTGCGCTGAAGGCCGAGGTGGACACCCTGGTGCTCGTCTCCAACTGCCCGCAGATCAACAACCCCTGCAACGGCTTCAACCCCACCCCCGTCCGCGTGATCGTCACCCGGCCGGAGGCTGCACTGTGAACAGCAAGAACGTGAACACCTTCGACACCCTCCTGATCGCCAACCGCGGTGAGATCGCCTGCCGCATCATCGAATCCGCCCGCAAGCTGGGGCTCCGGACCGTCGCCGTCTTCTCGGAGGCGGACCGCGGCGCCAAGCACGTCCGGCTCGCCGACGAAGCCGTGCTGCTGGGGCCCGCGCCGGCCAAGGAGTCCTACCTCCGGGTGGACGCAATCCTTGCCGCCGCCAAGGAAACCGGCGCGGGCGCCATCCACCCCGGCTACGGTTTCCTCTCCGAGGACGCAGCCTTCGCCGAGGCCGTGGAGGCAGCCGGCCTGGTGTTCGTGGGCCCCACCGCCGAGCAGTTGCGTATCTTCGGCACCAAGCACACAGCGCGCGAAGCCGCCCGCGCGGCCGGGGTACCCATGATCGCCGGTTCCGGGCTGCTTGAGGACGTGGACGCCGCCGTCGCGGCCTCCGCCACGATCGGCTTCCCGCTGATGCTCAAGGCCACCGGCGGGGGCGGCGGAATCGGCATGACGGTGTGCCGTTCCGAGGCCGAACTCGTGGAAAGCTTCCCCCGCGTGGCCCGCCTGGCCAGTGCCAGCTTCGGCACTGCAGGCGTTTTCGCCGAGCGTTACGTGGAGAACGCCCGGCACGTCGAGGTACAAATCTTCGGCGACGGCGAAGGCCGGGTGGTCAGCCTGGGCGACCGGGACTGCTCCCTGCAGCGCCGCCACCAGAAAGTCCTCGAGGAAGCACCCGCCCCGGACCTGCCGGCAGAGCTCCGCGAGGAACTGCACCGCAGCTCCCGCGCCCTCTGCGCCTCCCTTAACTACCGCTCCGCCGGCACCGTGGAGTTCGTCTATGACTCCGCGCGCAAGGAAGCCTCCTTCCTGGAAGTCAACGCCCGGCTCCAGGTGGAACACCCTGTCACCGAGGCCGTTACCGGCGTGGACCTGGTGGAATGGATGCTCCGCCTGGCCCAGGGCGGCAGCGAAGCCGGGGCAGTCCTGGCAGGCGTTCCGGACGCAGTGCCGGTGGCCGGGCACGCCGTGGAAGCCCGCGTTTACGCCGAGGACCCGGCACGGGGCTTCCAACCCAGCGCCGGAACCGTCACCAACGCCGCCTACCCCACGGCAGCAGAAGCCCGCGTGGACGCCTGGGTGGAAACCGGCACTGACGTCTCCACCAACTACGACCCCCTCCTGGGCAAAATCATTACCTCCGGCGCAAGCCGCACCGACGCCTTCAACCGGCTTGCCGCTGCCCTGGAAAACACCCGGATCGACGGGATCGAGACCAACCTAGGGCTGCTCCGCGCCGTGAGCGGCATGGACGTGGTCCGCGTGGTCCAGCATTCCACCAGCACCCTGGACAACGTGGGGGACCCGGAGCCGCGCATCACCGTGGGCCGCCCCGGCCTGCAGACCAGCGTGCAGGACTGGCCGGGCCGCACCGGCCTCTGGCAGATCGGTGTCCCGCCGAGCGGCCCCATGGACGATCTGTCCTTCCGGCTTGGCAACACCGCCCTGGGCAATCCGGAAGGGGCGCCGGGCCTCGAGTTCACCATGACCGGACCCAGCCTCACTTTCACGCACGCCACCACGGTCTGCGTCACCGGTGCTGAAGTCACGGTGGCAATTGACGGAACGGAGGTGCCCGCCTGGACCCCCGTGACCGTGCCGGCAGGGGGGACCCTCGACGCGGGCACAGCCGCCGGCAAGGGCCTGCGCGGCTACATCCTGTTCCAGGGCGGCCTGGACATCCCCAAGTACCTGGGCAGCGCCTCCACCTTCACCCTGGGCCAATTCGGCGGCCATGCCGGCCGGGTACTGCGCGCGGGCGACGTCCTCCGCGCTGTGAAGCAGGCCGCAGGGCAGGAAGCGCGCACGGCAGCTGTCCCCCTCGACAGCCGTCCCGCCCTTACCTCCACCTGGGACCTGGCTGTCGCTGAAGGCCCGCACGGTGCCCCGGAGTTCTTCCAGCGTGAGGATATCGAGGAGCTGTACAGCGCAGAGTACGAGGTCCACTTCAACTCCGCCCGCACCGGCGTGCGCCTCATCGGCCCCAAACCGCGCTGGGCACGGACCGACGGCGGCGAAGCAGGCCTGCACCCCTCCAACATCCACGACACCGCCTACTCGGTGGGTGCCCTGGACTTCACCGGCGACACCCCCATCCTGCTCGGCCCGGACGGACCCAGCCTGGGCGGCTTCGTTTGCCCCGTCACCGTGGTGACGGCCGAACGCTGGAAGCTCGGCCAGCTGCGCCCGGGGGACAAGGTCCGGTTCGTGCCCATCAAAGCCGGCCAGGCGCCGTCGGCCAAGGACCTGGGACCCGGCCGCCAGCTGGTCCTCCCGGGAGACGCTCAGTGGTCGTCAAACCCGTCCGTGGCAGCCACGGCGACCAGCCGCGGCTTCCGCGGGGATGGCGACGACGGCGTGCTGGGCCGGGTGCCGGAAGGTTCCGGCCGGCCCGCCGTCACCTACCGCCGCTCCGGCGATGACAACCTGCTGGTGGAATACGGCGAGATGGTGCTGGACCTGGGCCTGCGTGCCCGCGTCCACGCCCTGCACCAGCAAATCGAAGGGCTCCGGGTGCCGGGCGTCGTGGACCTGACCCCGGGGATCCGGTCGCTGCAGGTCAAGGTGGACCCGTCCGTCCTGACCACCGCACGGCTGCTGGACCTGGTCCAGGAAATCGAGGCCGCACTGCCTGCCAGTTCCGAACTGGTGGTTCCCAGCCGCACCGTCCGCCTGCCGCTGTCCTGGGACGACCCCGCCACCCGGGAGGCGATCGAACGCTACATGGCAGGAGTCCGCGACGACGCCCCCTGGTGCCCCTGGAACATCGAATTCATCCGCCGGATCAACGGCCTGGACTCCGTCAACGACGTCTTCCACACCGTCTTCAACGCCGAGTACCTGGTGCTGGGACTGGGCGACGTGTACCTGGGCGCGCCGGTGGCCACCCCGCTGGACCCGCGGCACCGCCTGGTCACCACCAAGTACAACCCGGCCCGCACGTGGACGCCGGAGAACGCGGTGGGCATCGGCGGCGCGTACATGTGCATCTACGGCATGGAAGGCCCCGGCGGCTACCAGTTCGTTGGCCGTACCACCCAGGTGTGGTCCAGGTACGCCGATTCCGCTCCGTTCGAACCCGGGTCGCCGTGGCTGCTGCGCTTCTTCGACCGGATCTCCTGGTACCCCGTTAGCCCGGAAGAGCTGCTGGACCTGCGCGCCGACATGGCCGCCGGCCGCGGCCGGGGCGTCGAGATCGAGGACGGGACCTTCTCGCTCGCCGAGCACGAGAAGTTCCTGGCGGAGAACACCGCATCCATCGAGGCGTTCCGCGAAAAGCAGGGTGCGGCCTTCTCCGTCGAGCGGCAGGCATGGGCCGACGCCGGCGAGTTCGACCGCGCGGAGGCGCTGGCCGCCGTCGTCAGTCCCGTGGTGGATGACGTGGTGGTCCCGGAGGACGGCTCGCTCGTCTCGGCGCCCTTCGCCGCGAGCGTCTGGAAGGTGGACGTGGCGGCCGGGGACCGGGTGGTGAAAGGCCAGCCGCTGGTATCGCTGGAGGCAATGAAGATGGAAACGGTCCTGGAGGCTCCCTGCGACGGCGTGGTGCTCCGCGTCCTGCCCGCGGCCGGGGGCCAGGTAGTGGCGGGCGAGGCCGTGGTGGTGCTTGGCGCAGCCGAACCTGCAGGGCTGGAAGAGCTGGAACTGGAAGAGGCAGCAGTATGAGCACGGCAAGCACCGCCAAGGCAACCGGGCGCGTAAAGGCAGCGCTCGAGGCACTTGAAACAGTGGACCGGCCGGAAATCTGGATCACGCTCCGCAGCGGGGAGGACCTCCTGGCTGAGGCGGCGTCCATCGATGCCGCCGTGGCGGCCGGCGCGGACCTTCCGCTGGCCGGGCTGCTGCTGGCCGTCAAGAACAACGTTGACGTGGCAGGCATCCCAACCACGGCCGCCTGCCCGGGCTTTGCCTACACACCGGACAAGGATGCCGAAGCGGTGGCCCGGCTCCGCGCCGCCGGCGCCCTGGTCCTGGGTGCCAGCAACCTGGACCAGTTCGCCACCGGGCTGGTGGGGACGCGCAGCCCCCACGGCGCCGTCCGCGACTCGCGCCGGCCCGAGTACATCTCCGGCGGATCCAGTTCCGGCTCCGCCGTGGCCGTGGCGCTGGGGCTGGTGGACATCGCGATCGGTACGGACACGGCAGGCTCCGGCCGCGTCCCCGCCGGGCTGC
Protein-coding regions in this window:
- a CDS encoding 4-phosphopantoate--beta-alanine ligase yields the protein MSIQLVKTVHELHTESARLLGARRGTSQGLVPTMGALHEGHAALARTAVEHNDVVVASIFVNPLQFGDAVDLDRYPRTLDADLALLEEQGVDLVFAPSVEEVYPGGEPLVRVTSGRLGEKWEGASRPGHFDGALTVVAKLLHYGMPAAGLPAGSADDASQAGGLPAYRAYFGQKDAQQLALVRRMVADLNFPVEIVGVPTVRAEDGLALSSRNRFLSDTERDAALVLSRALRVLEERANAHEPLDLDSALALVESQPLVELDYFEVVDPLTLEPLAENCRETPFRGEALALIAAKVGPVRLIDNMPLSS
- a CDS encoding type 1 glutamine amidotransferase domain-containing protein → MSENSIAGKKVAFLLTDGVEQVELTSPWQAVKDAGGEPTLVAPKSGKLQGYNGTEKGDTFDVDLTVAEANASDFDALVLPGGVVNADHLRVDKDAQSFTRSFFEQHKPVASICHGPWLLIEAGVIRGRNVTSYFTLETDLKNAGANWTDQEVVVDQGLVTSRNPDDLPAFNNKLVEEISEGQHAGQTA
- a CDS encoding DHA2 family efflux MFS transporter permease subunit; translated protein: MSTETSSNSSGQSVQTPGQEAQPAAPEKMSRESVTIISTLLVATFVVILNETIMNVALQRLMVDLRVDAPTVQWLSTGFMLTMAVVIPTTGFILQSLSTRAVFMLAMGLFAGGTALAAVAPGFEVLLLARIVQAGGTAIMLPLLMTTILTLVPLAKRGAVMGNVSIAISVAPAMGPTVSGLILEHFTWRFMFVFVLPVALAALAIGAKYLTNVGEPEKARLDTLSVILTVPAFGGLVYGLSQIGGGHGGQAGPSAGAIAALVIGVAALTVFVLRQVRLQKAAAPLLDLRAFKLRMFTVSVLLMVVAMMALFGGVILLPLYLQEVRGLGSLETGLALLPGGLAMGLLGPVIGRAFDKVGPLPLTITGSVLMVVALWQFSMLDAGTPVWWIVTLHVGLSFGLALLFTPAFTTGLNPLPPHLYSHGSAIMSTTQQVAGAAGTALLVSIFAVVSAASGLVAGMSAAFLTATVIALAAVVLSAMMRKTEGAGAGHGGH
- a CDS encoding alpha/beta fold hydrolase; its protein translation is MTRENIRTPDGGTVELFSTGADLASAGSGVVVVPPSMVTAADYTKFAQKLSASLGRPVHTFNRRGRGSSSPQPEDYTLDVDIRDLDTVMKHTSSTDVFGHSFGGAVALHAARTLPVERLAVYDPAVSVNGSVTADWIAEYERAIAAGDHDRALAVIQRGLEAGGSFSSRMPLSMLTLANKLTAGTTEGKQQRELMRTGVREIKAIIAADMPAEPFQALPLETLIVVGEKSPAYFGIACGQIHDVLSGSSYTILPGLGHDGAIKAPDRLIKELSEFFAG
- a CDS encoding TetR/AcrR family transcriptional regulator, with product MTSAGPGRPRHQQPSRPGATARDEILDAAAELFTTQGFASTSTRSIADAVGIRQSSLYHHFKTKDDILEDLLEGTVSGGLTFARAVAALPTDDPETESPAGSRLHAVALYDGTQLCSARWNLGVLYHLPEVRSDRFARFHNHRQELRRLYGALGAGLSAAPGGPGGGDFTFRLVESLIYLRADGAAGTDSAMQAADAGLILCGLGDRLPAIHAASQALINRLA
- a CDS encoding amino acid permease, with the protein product MTSTVLPTVHQDDADLTSLGYQPTLHRKLGRYASFAAGFSFVSILTTIFQLFAFGYSFAGPAFFWTWPVVLVGQLLVALNFAELAARYPLSGAVYQWARRVGGEGVGWFAGWFMAIAQVVTAAAAAIALQVVLPQLWDGFQVVGGDPALNTVTGASNAVVLGAVLLVATTIINSLGVKLMAHVNSVGVTCEIVGVAAVILALISAAQRGPDVVADTTVLQGSDLGAVGAFLVSGLMAAYVMVGFNSAGELSEETKDPRRTAPRTILSALLISGVGGALMIITALMAAPSLDDGRLATEGLPYVLTAVLGTFWGKVLLVDVAIAIFVCTLAIQTAGSRLVFSMARDGKLPASALLSSVHPTRGTPMWPSIVIGALAVGVLAINVGNAALFTTLCSVCIVMVYLAYLLVTVPQLLNRLRGDWDRVGQTMPAGLFSLGRWGLPVNILAVLYGGVMVVNLAWPRPEVYDPSGENGLLLWSAPLMVTAVLLLGLWVRSRNLAAKA
- a CDS encoding urea amidolyase associated protein UAAP1, whose translation is MTQTIETPITGTATTAGARAHAREQHGKTAETMRFVPAASAPAHLLAGMPDGASPTWAESLAFGRYTTMSLARGTRVRLTDTAGDACVHTLLYRAGALYERLNVADTVKVPWQAYPAAGHPLLSDAGRLMATIVADTSSRHDALAGATTLAGNTAKYGAGTAHSASPAARELLTLGALKNGLGPRDVAPSLSFFKGIAVDPAGSITFMGSAGPGAAVELLLQMDAVLVFANTAHPLDPRADFTGTAVDIVAWHAPQDLPALEAGSLAGPLAPEHLQALRNTEHDLAARNAR
- a CDS encoding urea amidolyase associated protein UAAP2; the protein is MNTAIETRSTPDAADTALAPGAVVLDEFVEARGPWSAVVAAGDVLTIVDLEGNQAVDCLLYAAADTTVRYSAAATIASQQSIVLTKGSALRADTGAPLMTVVADEVGVHDTIGGACSQESNTLRYGQHTREQHACVENFLIEGSRWGLGKRDMVSNINWFMNVPVDPDGALGIVDGLSAPGKRVALKAEVDTLVLVSNCPQINNPCNGFNPTPVRVIVTRPEAAL